Part of the Ignavibacterium album JCM 16511 genome, GATGTTCGCTCAAATTATCTGTCAACAATATTCAATAAAGTGAAAGTCAGTTCATTTTATTATGCAGATGTTACTGATTTTATTCTTGAGAAGCGATTGCAGAAAATTTCGAAAAGTATTGATAAAGTATTGGTTAGATATGAATCGCCAATGTTTTTAACAGAAGAAAAATTTCTTAAAGAATTTTTCTCAAAGCAAAAATCATATCTGATGGCATCATTCTATATTGAACAAAGAAAAAGATTGAATATTTTGATTGATAATGATAAACCGACTGGCGGAAAATGGAGCTTTGATGAAGAGAACAGAAAAAAGCTTCCGGTTGATATAAGAATTCCGAAGATAAAATTTCCAGAGCCATCAGATTTTATTATTGAAGCAATAGAATATGTTGAAAAATATTTCCCGAATAATCCTGGTAACAGCTTAGATTTTCATTATCCGGTAACATTTGAACAAGCGGAAGATTGGTTAAATGATTTTCTTGATACTAGATTGAAGCTATTTGGTGATTATGAAGATGCAATTGACAAAAATAAAATTATTCTTTTTCATTCATTGCTTTCTCCAATGCTTAATTCCGGGCTGATAACTCCGCTTCAGGTAATTAATCAAACAATTAAAGTTGCTGAGAGGAAAAACATTCCTTTAAATTCATTAGAGGGATTTATTCGACAGATTATTGGCTGGCGTGAATATATTCGTGCAATTTATTTGCTCGAGGGAGTAAAACAGCGGACAACCAACTATTTTGGATTTCATAAAAAGATGCCCAAAGCATTTTATGATGCTAATACAGGAATTGAACCCATTGATAATGTCATTAAGAAAGTTTTTGATAATGCATATTCACACCACATTGAAAGATTGATGATTCTCGGAAATTTTATGTTGCTCTGTGAAATCAATCCGTATGAAGTTTATAGATGGTTTATGGAAATGTACATTGATGCTTATGATTGGGTAATGGTTCCTAATGTTTATGGGATGAGTCAATATGCTGATGGTGGATTGATTTGTACTAAACCCTACATCTCATCTTCTAACTATATCAGAAAAATGAGTAATTTTGATAAAGGTGATTGGTGCGAAATCTGGGATGCATTATTCTGGAGATTTATCTTTAAGCATAAGAAAATCTTTGAAAAAAATCCGAGAATGAGTATGATGGTTGTGCAGTTGAATAAAATGGATAAAGCAAAACTAAACAGGCATCTGAAAATCGCAGATTCATTCCTTAAAAAATTATTTAATAATGGTTAACGGAAAAAGAGTTCGACTACTTCAAAAGGGAAATGAAACGCCTGGTCCGATTGTTTATTGGATGAGCAGAGATCAGCGTGTTCACGATAACTGGGCTTTAATATTTTCTCAGCAACTTGCCTTAGAGAGACAAAAACCACTCATAGTTTTATTTAATCTAGTTCCAAATTTCCTGGAAGCAACAATCAGACAGTATGGTTTTATGCTGAAAGGACTTGAGCAAATGGAAGTGGAACTAAAGAAGTACAAAATTCCTTTTGTCCTTTCACTTGGAAATCCTGAAAACGAAATTCCCGATTTGTTGAAAAAGATAAACGCATCAGTTCTGGTTAGTGACTTTGATCCTCTTAAAATTAAAAGAATCTGGAAAAGAGATGTTGCTAAAAAAATTTCTATACCTTTTTATGAAGTTGATGCGCATAATATTGTTCCTTGTCTTTATGTTTCGAATAAAGTTGAGTTTGGTGCTTATACAATCAGATCGAAAATTCACAAAGCACTTCCGGAATTTCTTGATGAATTTCCCAAGCTGAAGGTTATGAAAAATCATGAACTAAATTCTGAATCTATTGATTGGGAGAAAGCAGAGAAATCTCTGAATATAAATCGTGATGTAAAAGAAATTGATTGGCTGAAACCAGGAGAAGCAAATGCTCAGATAGTATTGAAAGATTTTCTGGAAAACAGATTCGATAATTATGCAGAAGATAGAAATGACCCAAATAAAAATGCCTTATCCAATCTTTCACCATACTTGCATTTTGGACAAATCTCAGCACAAAGGGTTGCATTAACAGTTGAACAATTTTATGGAAATCATCCATCTGCAAAATCATTTCTTGAAGAATTAATTGTAAGAAGAGAACTGTCTGATAATTTTTGTTACTTCAATCCCAAATATGATTCGTTTGAGGGATTTCCCGATTGGGCAAAGAAAACACTTAATGAGCATAGAAAAGATAAAAGAGAATTTGTTTATTCGCTTGAAGATTTTGAGCAAGCTAAAACTCACGAAGATTTATGGAACGCTGCTCAACTTGAAATGGTAAAAACAGGAAAGATGCATGGTTATATGAGAATGTACTGGGCAAAAAAAATTCTTGAATGGAGTAAATCACCAGAGGATGCATTAAAGATTGCAATATATCTTAATGATAAATATGAGCTTGATGGCAGAGACCCAAATGGCTATGTTGGTTGTGCCTGGTCAGTAGGTGGAGTTCATGATCGTGCCTGGACAGAAAGACCAGTTTTTGGTAAAATCAGATATATGAATCTCAACGGAGCAAAAAGGAAATTTGATGTTGATTCGTACATAAAAAAATTTATTAGCTAAACAGGTTATTTTTTCAAATTTATTCTCAATTTGGGGCAAATAAATATTCCACAGCTTTAATTTTTCTTCAATATTCGAGTTTTAACTCGGTATAATCTTTGGCAAATAAAATTAACTTAAATTAAAGGAGTTTTGGTTTCCCGGGGATATTATGAAAAATTACTCACAAAAACTGCAGTTAAAACTCACCATTGAATTTGCAATCTTTTTCATAATTGTTTCAGCCGTAATTTATGTATTCACAACTGATAAATTTGAAACCGACCTTAAAGAAAAGTTTGAATATAAAGCTTCTATTTTCGCCAACTACTTAGAACAAAATCCTCAATTCTTTTGGACTGACTCAATTGATAATAAAGAACTTTTACAAAGATTAGCCGAGCTCAATAATGCTGAGTACCTTGTAATTGAAAACAGTCGAGGAAAACTTATTGATGCAATAAATCTTGATGTAGCAGAAAAATATCTTTACATAAGATCAGATGTGGAAGGTGGAATATCCGCTGACAAACAGATTTACAGAATTACAAAATATCTTTATCCGACTAAAATTCTTGCCGGAAAATTCTATGCAGGTTTTAAAGCAGCGGAACAGATTTCAAAACTGGAAAGAATAAAACTTTTAACTGCACTTTTCAGCTTAACTGTTCTGCTGACAGGAATAATAATTACTTATATCCTCAGTTTACTTTCGTTCAGACCAATCTTAGCAATCATTGAAGCATTGGACAGAACCATTAAAGGAAATTATACAGTAAAGATAAAATACGAGGGAAAGAATGAATTAGGATTATTGGTTGACAAAATAAATGATGTTCTTGATGAATTACAGAGAAAAGCTGAGAATAATGAGAAACTTGATCGGAAAATAACTGATGTTCTTCGCGAAAGATTATCTGAAGTTGGTGCCGAAATTTCTGAGCAGGAATATGCAAAGAGAATTCTTAGAAAAAGTGAAGAACAATTCAAACTGCTTTTTGAAAATGCTCCGATCGGAATGGTTATTATTTCTTCAGAAGGAAGAATTATGAGTATAAATAAATCCTTCTGCGATACTTTGGATTATAGTAACGAAGAACTTCTTGGTGTGCCTGTCAAATATCTGTTTGAAAAAGATGAGATTCCATTCTTTATTACAAAGAACAGCAGAAATGAAAGTGTAATAAGAATTTCAGACATTAACGCAGAAAAGAAACTAATCAAAAAAGACGGAAAAGAAATAAATGTAATTGTAAAATCTGTCGGTGTTGAAGACGACAATGGTGATATTGATCATTACATAATGCAGCTGCTTGATATTACTGCAATAAAACGAGCACAGCAGGAATTGATAAAAGCTCTCGAACGAGCAGAGCAATCAGATAAACTCAAAACTGCTTTCCTTGCTCAGATGTCTCATGAGATCAGAACACCTTTAAATGTAATCTTAACTTCAATTCCATTGTTTGAAGATTTGATTCCTCAAGGTGATGATGAAATGAAAGTAATTCTTGACTCTGTTAAAAGCGCCGGTAAAAGATTACACAGAACTATTGATATGATTCTGAATATGTCTTCTGTTCAGAGTGGTAATTATAAACCTCATTATGAAAGTTTCAGCTTATCGGATGATTTAAAGAAACTAACTGAAGAGTTCCGCTCTTTGAGCGAAGACAAAGGTCTTACTCTTAATTTTACAAATCTTGCCGGAAGTACTTTCATAACAGCCGATAGATACACTGTAAATCAGATATTCCAGAATCTTATTAGTAATGCAATAAAATATACTCAAAAAGGATTCATTGATATAATATTAAGAGAGCAACCAAATAAAAAACTTAAGGTTGAAGTCCGTGATACCGGAATTGGTATGAGTAAAGAATATCTCCAAAATATCTTCACTCCATTCTCTCAGGAACTTTCAGGACATAAAAGAGAATATGAAGGCAATGGACTTGGCCTGGCATTAGTAAAAAAATATGCAGAAATAAATCACGCGGAAATTCATGTAGAAAGTGAAAAGGGCAAAGGTTCTGTATTTTCTGTTGTATTCGATAGAGAAATTGATTTATCAGTCTTGAAAAATCTGGATAATACAAAAGAGGTTGAAAAGAAATAGATTTCAAATCTCACATCTGATTATCCTATCTTCATTATATTTGCACACCTGAATTATCCGATACACTAAACACAAGGTTTTATAATGTTTAAAGTCGTTTTAATTAAAGGCGATGGCATTGGACCCGAGATAGCTGATGCTGTTGTGAAAATTTTCGATGCTGCTAAAGTTCCGATAACCTGGATTGAAAAACAGGCAGGATTAAATGTAATTGAAAAACATCCGACCGGAATTCCTGAAGATACATTAGAAGCAGTTCAGCAATATAAAGTTGCACTGAAAGGTCCAACTACAACTCCGGTTGGAACCGGGCACAAATCAGTAAATGTAACTTTAAGAAAATCACTTGAGTTATATGCAAATGTCCGTCCTGCAAAATCATTACCTGGTGTAAGAACAAGATTTGATAATGTTGATTTGATTATAGTCAGGGAAAACATTGAAGATACTTACGGCGGAATAGAACACAATCAGACAGCCGATGTTGCACAAGCATTAAAATTAATTACTCGTCCGGGTTCAATAAGGATTGCAAAATATGCTTTTGAAATGGCAAAACTTTACGGACGAAAGAAAGTTATGGCAGTCCACAAAGCAAACATTCATAAACTTACCGATGGACTTTTTCTTAAATGTTTTTATGAGGTAGCAAAAGATTATCCGGAAATTCAATCAAGCGATTTGATTGTTGATAACACCTGTATGCAGCTCGTGACTAATCCTGAAAGATTTGATGTTTTGGTTCTTCCGAATTTGTATGGTGATATAGTAAGTGATTTATCTGCTGGTCTTGTTGGTGGATTAGGCGTTGCACCTGGAGGAAATATTGGAGATGATGTAGCTATTTTTGAATCTGTGCATGGCTCAGCGCCCGATATTGCAGGACAGGGAATAGCAAATCCAACTGCACTTTTATTATCATCTTTTCAAATGCTGCAGCATATTGGTCTTCATCAGACAAAAGCAAGAATTGAAAAAGCACTTATTGAAACTCTGAAAGATGGAATTAAAACAAGAGATTTGGGTGGTAAAGCTTTTACAAATGAATTTACTCAGGCGATAATAGACAGATTAGAAAATCCAGCTGATAATGAATTCAAAGAACCTACTCCACTAAGAATTTTGAGTGAACTTCTTCCAACTCATAAAGAAGTTACAGAGGATTTTCACGGTGTTGATATATTCGTAGAAAATCCTGGTGGAATTCCCAAAATGCCGGAACAGGTGGGAAAGCTTAAGTTAAAAATGATTTCAAACAGAGGAACAAAAGTTTACCCGGGACCGATGCCCAAAATCTGGCTCGTTGATCATCATCGTTGCCGTTATGTAGCAAGAGATGAGAATGATAATTTAATCAATATTGGTGATGAAGAAATTTTTAACCTAATCAAAGAAGTTTCTGCGTATGGAATCAAATGGATGCATATCGAAAAACTTCAGTTATTTGATGGTGAATTAGGATATTCGAAAGCTCAGGGAGAATAGATATAACTAATTCTCCATTCGGAAAATTGAATATTTTAATTCTGATTATTTATCATTTCTAAAAAATTAGATGAGCATATGAATAGTTACAAAGTTCTACTTTTTTATAAATATGTCGAAGTACCCAACCCGGAAAAGTTAGTTGAAGAACATTTGAATTGGTGTTTACAGAACGATATTCGTGGCAGAGTTTTCTTTGCAAAAGAAGGGGTTAATGGAACAGTATCAGGTACTTTGGAGAATATCGAAAAATATAAAGAGCATCTTACAGGTTATCCGGAATTTTCTGACATTTGGTTTAAGGAAGATGACACTGATTCACACGCATTTAAAAAAATGCATGTAAGATTAAAAAGAGAAATTGTCCACGGTGATTTGGAAGATGTTAAACTAGAACACGGTGGTAAAAAGCTTTCGCCTGAAGAGCTCTTAAAATTTTATGAAGAAGGAAAAGAATTTGTGATTGTTGATGCGAGAAACTGGTATGAAAGTATGATTGGAAGATTTAAGAATGCAATCACACCTTCACTCAAAAATTTTCGTGAATGGAAAAAATATGTTGATGAAGAACTTATCAAGTTCAAAGATAAACCGGTTGTTACTTATTGTACAGGTGGAATAAGATGTGAAAAAGCATCCGCTTATCTTGTTGAGAAAGGATTTAAGGAGGTTTATCAGATAAATGGAGGAATAATCAACTTCATTAAAAAATTTCCTGATACATATTGGGAAGGCGGAATGTTTGTCTTTGATGAGAGAAGAGTTGTATTACCTAATTCAAAACCAGAATTGAAACATATTGCGAAATGTTATTTCTGCGGTGAGCCAACTTCTTACTATATAAACTGTCATAATGTGGATTGTGACAGAATAATTGTCTGCTGTCATGAGTGTAAAGTAAAAAATGAATATTGCTGCTCAGATGAGTGCAGAAAGAGTCCGAATAAAAGAAAAGTTTATCATGGCTAGAATTATTTAATGGCTCTCAACTTAAAATAAACCTCCTCGGGTGAAAAAATCCCGGCGAAAAACCTTTCATAAATAACAGGTTCGATGTTAACAATTAAATCCATCCATTTAAGAATCGGAAAATGAGAGGTAATGAATCTTTTCTCGAGAACTTCAAACTGAGCGCCGGTTTCGTAATTCGTTCTGTGGTCCAATTTCCATTTTTCATAGAACTTTAATTTTCTGTTACCTATGTATTCATAATTATCAAATGTTCTGATTGAAAATGGGATTTTGTGGTCGGGATCGCCAAAGTATTTCGTATTAAGAAAGAAAGGAGCATAAACAATCAAAATTCCATTTGGTTTTAGTATTCTGTAAAGCTCTGTGATAGTTTTATTAAAATTATTTACATGTTCCAGAATGTGAGAGGCGAATATTTCATCGAATGTATTATCTTCAAAGGGGTAAGGAAATGAGTTCAGATCGTGAATTTGGTTTCCACCATAATCAACAATATCCAGATTAACATATCCTTCTTTTATATCTTTTCCGCAGCCAAGATTAAGTTTTCTCATTATCCATGCATCAGTGGTTTATTTGATAAATTTTTTATTATTTCAGCTTCAATTTGGGTCAGTTCATCCAATCTTTTTCTGACCAATTCCTCATCAAAATAAAGTTTAGCAAGTTTTATAAAAGTAACATAGTGACCAGCTTCGGAATCGGATAATTCTTTATAAAATTTCTTAAGTTCCAGATTCTCAATATTCTCAGCAAGAATTTGTAACCTTTCACAAGAACGAGCTTCAATTATACCAGCAGTAATCAATCTGTCCATCATTCTCATTGGCTCATTCTTATTAACGGATGATAATAAACTTTTGGCATATTCATCACCCTCATCTCTTCCCAAAGTCAGACCCATCTTATCCAAAATATTAATTACAGAACGATAATGACCAATCTCTTCTTCAACAAGGTCGGACATTGCCAAAGAAATTTCCTTTTTATCAAAATAAGTTGAAAGTAAACTCGTTCCAGTGCCGGCAGCTTTCTTCTCACAATGAGCGTGATCCATTACTACAGACGGTAAGTTCTTAATTGCGACTTTAATCCATCCGGGGTTCGTTTTATTTTTTAGACAAAGCATACACAAATTTAGTAAAGAAAAATAAATGGGCATAAAAATCCCGACTTTTTGAGTCGGGCTCACCTGCTAAAAGCAGCTTAAATAGAAACAATATTTTAATTGGCTACCATTTCGTCCAAACCGTTAATTTTCAGCTCTTCAACTTTAAGTCTTGCGACACCTCTTCGCATCAATCCTAGTTCGTGGGCAGCTGCTTTGGAAAGGTCCAAATCTCTGCCTTCGATATAAGGACCTCTGTCGTTAATCCTGACAACGATAGATTTACCGTTTTTAGGATTGGTAATTCTTAACAAGGTGCCAAACCTAAGACTTTTATGAGCTGCGGTATAGGACATTTGGTCGAATTTTTCACCATTTGCAGTCTTCCTGCCATGGAATCCAGGTCCATACCAAGAAGCTTTCATTGTCCCGAGTTCTATATAATCCACTAAGTTCGGGTCAAAGTTTGGTAGTTTTGTTTCTAATGAGATCTCGTTGGCATCCGAGGTTGGCACAACTGGTGTTTCATCGTCATTAATTACAAATGTAAATCCAACCAACGCTATAAATACCAGAAATAATAATGCTTTTACTATCGATCTCAATAAGTACCTCACTATTTGTTTAACATAACTTACAGTACAAATTTAACCCGACGTTTATGACTGAACAATTTACTTATGCCGCTGAAAGTCTATATCACAACCAGTTAAATATTCGACTTTAATGGTTTATAGGTTGAAATTTTCTTATTATAGGAGCTTTAGGACTGTTGGGCACTTTTACTTTGTATATTTGTATAAGCTTAAAAATCCGGAGCGGATATGTCAAAGAAAAATTCAAAAACAGTTCTCCGAATATTAAGTCTTTCTATAGTAACTCTTATTTTGACTGCATCAGCCAATATCAACCTTAATGTTGCTAAGATTGAACCGAGATTCTATTTATCGAATTATACTACCTTTTCACCCGGAGATGAGGTAAGAATAAATCTTTATCTTTATAGTTCGGTTAAGAATAAGTTTTCCTATAAACTATTAAAAATCAATGACATAGAGACTTTTTTCTCCAAATTGGACGAAAATAGACGGACCTACAATTTTGATGTATGGAGTAAGGATACCGAATTGTTACTTCAATATACGAGTTTGATAAGGCAATGGTCAGATAAAAATATCTTCTCAGGATATAATCAGAATATAAATGTTGGCAAAATCGATTCACCCGGAATCTACCTCTTACAAGTGGTTAATGGGAAAGCAATAGCATATTGTCCAATCGTTGTAACGGATAAAGCAATTGTATTCAAGAAATCCAACAGGAAAATTCTGGCTTATGTTGCTGATGCCAAAACGGGAAAATTCATTAAGAACACTAAATTCAAAGTTCTGGCTGGAAGTAGTATTCTTTTTGAGCAAAAATCAGATAATGATGGAATTGTATTTAAGGAGCTTAGAGACACTAAACTAACGAATGGAGTGGTGCAGTTATTTGCTTTCACTGATGATGAAACATTGGTTTTCAATCCTTATTCCTATTTCGATCAAAGTAATGCTGTAAAATTAACGGCCTACATTTATACAAACCAGCCAGCCTATCGGCCAGCTCAGGAAGTCAACTTTAAGGCGATTATGAGAAAAGTCAGCCAAAATGAATTGGAAAATTTCTCTGGCAAGAAAGTGGCTGTAAGAATAAAATCCCCAAAGAACAAGGAAGTTTATTCTAAAGAACTAACAACGAATGAATTCGGAACTTTTGCAGATAAATTTATTTTGGATGAGGAAGCAGACTTGGGAAATTATAGTATCATTCTTCATGTAGATGGTATAGATTATTATGGTTCCTTTTCGGTTGAGGAATATAAAAAACCAGAATATAAAGTGAATATTGAATTGAATAAGAATCAATATTCAGCTGGAGATGAAATTAACGGTGTTGTTTCAGCAGATTATTATTTTGGTTCTCCGGTCAAAAATGGTAATGTTCAGGTAAATATTTACCGTGAAAGATTCTGGCGTCCCTGGTGGTATTTTTCAGAGTACAGATGGTTCTACCGTAATTTCGAAAAGTGGTCTCCTTACTATGGCAGTGGAAAAGAATTAATTCAACAGATTGAAGGTGAACTTAATGATGCTGGTAAATTTAAATTCAATTATTCGATTGAAAATAAAATAGAAAATGATTTCAAATATTCTGTAGTGGCGACTGTAACTGATGCATCAAGAAGAGCCACCGAAGGTGTAGTTGATTTTTTTGTCACAAGAGGTTCTTTCATAATCTCAACCTCACCTGAAAAATATTTTTATAGTACTGATTCAGAAGTAAAGTTGAGAATTAACTGCTTTGATTTTAATGATAAACCTGTCTCGACTGACTTTAAAGTAATCATTACTTATCCTCAGGATAAATTGATGCGTCCGGGAATTATTTCTGACACATTGTTTGGCAGAACAAATGAAAGAGGTACTTCATTAGTCAGCTTCAGACCTAAAGGAAATCTTACAGGACTATTTAGTTATTCCGTTTTCGCATCAGATGAAAATGGTAGAGAGATTTATGCCTCAAGTTCATTTTTTATTGGTAATTATAAAGATTATTACTACAACAGAACTTCATCTGGACTTGAGATAGTTACCGATAAAGATGCTTATGAAAAAGGGGAAGAGTTAAACGCTGTTATTTTTGTCCCGAGTAAAAGCCAGGAGTTGCTTTTAACTTATGAAAGCGACGACATCTTTAATTATAGAAAAGTAGTAACGAACAACAACTCATTTCATATCGAAGAAAAACTTACAGACAAATTTTCACCGAGTTTTTCAATCTCGGTAAGTTATATCAATGACCGGATGTTATATTCAACCTCAAAGTTAATTGGAGTGTTACCGAAGGATAAGTTTCTTGATATTGAATTATTGCCATCAAAACAAGTTTTCAAACCAGGTGAAAAAGCAAGTTATAGAATCAAAGTTAAAAATTATCGTGGTTATCCGGTCAAAAATACTGAGCTTTCTTTCGGAATAGTTGATGAAAGCATTTACGCGATCAAAGAAGACCAAACCCAACTGATTGAAAAATTCTTTTATTCTTCAAGACAAAGCTACTTTCCGGTTTATAACTCATTACAAAGTTATAGATTCTCGACAAACAGCAGAGAGGCGACATTTCTCGAAATCAATTATTTCAATTCTGATAAACCATCACAGCCGGTTAATTATAAAAGTATTAAGCTTTATGGAAAAGTAACTTTTGAAGATACATCAATTGTTTTCAGCGATTATAAAATTCTTCTCATTGGTGATAAAAGAAAATATGAATCTGATATTGATTCAGTTGGTAATTATAGTATTAAAGATATTAGGGAGGGGAAATATCAGATTTATGTTGCGAGAAAAAGAGATGGAGCAATGCATTTAATTCAAATTTTAACTCTGGTAAATGATAGAAAGTTCGATATCATAATTAATGAATCAATGATTCCTGAAATAAGTGAAGTGTTAGTTATCGATGAACGTCCAATGATTGAAAAATCCACTACAAATGCAACACGATTGAATAAGATAGTTCCGGATTTAACTATTCAGTCAGAACCTGATGAATTGTTGGACAAAATGAAAGGAGAACAAAAAAGTGATTATTTAAACGCTGAGATTCGTTCAAATTTTGTTGATGCTCTAATCTGGAAAGCAAATCTTATTACCGATAATAATGGTATTGCCGAAGTTCAATTCGAAATACCTGATAACCTTACTACCTGGCGTACAACCGTTAAAGGTATAACCAAAACTTCTGAAGTTGGACAAAAAGTTGATAAGTTTATCAGCAGAAAAGATTTACTGGTAAGAATGGAAACACCTCGCTTCTTTAGAGATGGTGATGAAGTTATCATATCAACAATAGTTCACAATTATCTTTCAAAAGAAAAGAAGACGAAAATCGAATTCACTGCAGATAAACTTTTAATTCTCGCATCGAAAATAAATTCAGCATCCTATTCGAGTAATTTTTCAGGTAAGAAAATTTATGAAGTTAATATTCCTGCCAACTCTGAGTTAAGGATAGATTGGAAATGTAAAGTTAATTATCCACTAGGCGAAGCAAAACTAAAAGTTGAAGCATTAACAAATGAAGAATCTGATGCACTTGAACTAAAGGTACCGATTCTTCCAAATGGAATAAAAATAGTCAATCCATTGGTTGCGAATTTTTCCGAAAACAAAATTAATGAAACGCTGGAGTTTGTGATTCCTGATAACATTGATTTGCTTTCTGCAAAGGTTTCTTTTTCCGTTTCTCCATCTCTTGCAGGAACAATACTCAAAGCTTTGGACGATTTGGCCGGTTATCCTTATGGATGCGTTGAGCAAACAATGAGCAGATTTCTTCCAACTGTAATTGTAGCAAATACATTCAGAGAAATTTCTTTTCCGCTAAAATCAGAAACCATTGAGGAACTTCCTAAATATGTTGAAGCAGGATTGAAACGCTTATACGACTACCAGCATAATGACGGCGGTTGGGGTTGGTGGACAAATGACAATACAAATCCGTATATGACTGCTTATGTTATCTATGGCTTAACGCTGGCAAAACAAGCTGGTTATAATATTGACCAAAATATTTATGAATTAGGTTTAAGAAATCTGAGAAAGCAAATAGAACTTGCTGATCCTAAAATTGACGAAACGACACTTGCATATATGATTTACTCTTTAAGCTATGCAATGAAAGATTTCGATTATCAAAAGAAACTTTACTATCAAACAATTGATGTTTTACTAACACGAGACCTTGGGTCATATCCTCTTGCATTGATAACTATTGCTCTGAACAATTTTGGTGAAAAAGAAAAAGCAAGCCAAACCGCCGAAAGGTTGATTAAACTTGTCACAGAAGAACAAGGATTTGCATTTTGGGGTGGAGAAGCCTGGCATTATCGCTGGCAGAATGATAATGTTCAGGGAACTGCATTTGCTGTTAAAGCAATAATCAATGTTAAAGGTGATAGCGAGCTAATATCAAAGGCAGTTAGATGGTTGTTGAAAAAGAAGCAAGGATTCTCTTGGCGT contains:
- a CDS encoding class I SAM-dependent methyltransferase, whose product is MRKLNLGCGKDIKEGYVNLDIVDYGGNQIHDLNSFPYPFEDNTFDEIFASHILEHVNNFNKTITELYRILKPNGILIVYAPFFLNTKYFGDPDHKIPFSIRTFDNYEYIGNRKLKFYEKWKLDHRTNYETGAQFEVLEKRFITSHFPILKWMDLIVNIEPVIYERFFAGIFSPEEVYFKLRAIK
- a CDS encoding tRNA-(ms[2]io[6]A)-hydroxylase, translated to MPIYFSLLNLCMLCLKNKTNPGWIKVAIKNLPSVVMDHAHCEKKAAGTGTSLLSTYFDKKEISLAMSDLVEEEIGHYRSVINILDKMGLTLGRDEGDEYAKSLLSSVNKNEPMRMMDRLITAGIIEARSCERLQILAENIENLELKKFYKELSDSEAGHYVTFIKLAKLYFDEELVRKRLDELTQIEAEIIKNLSNKPLMHG
- a CDS encoding septal ring lytic transglycosylase RlpA family protein codes for the protein MRSIVKALLFLVFIALVGFTFVINDDETPVVPTSDANEISLETKLPNFDPNLVDYIELGTMKASWYGPGFHGRKTANGEKFDQMSYTAAHKSLRFGTLLRITNPKNGKSIVVRINDRGPYIEGRDLDLSKAAAHELGLMRRGVARLKVEELKINGLDEMVAN
- a CDS encoding alpha-2-macroglobulin family protein, whose product is MSKKNSKTVLRILSLSIVTLILTASANINLNVAKIEPRFYLSNYTTFSPGDEVRINLYLYSSVKNKFSYKLLKINDIETFFSKLDENRRTYNFDVWSKDTELLLQYTSLIRQWSDKNIFSGYNQNINVGKIDSPGIYLLQVVNGKAIAYCPIVVTDKAIVFKKSNRKILAYVADAKTGKFIKNTKFKVLAGSSILFEQKSDNDGIVFKELRDTKLTNGVVQLFAFTDDETLVFNPYSYFDQSNAVKLTAYIYTNQPAYRPAQEVNFKAIMRKVSQNELENFSGKKVAVRIKSPKNKEVYSKELTTNEFGTFADKFILDEEADLGNYSIILHVDGIDYYGSFSVEEYKKPEYKVNIELNKNQYSAGDEINGVVSADYYFGSPVKNGNVQVNIYRERFWRPWWYFSEYRWFYRNFEKWSPYYGSGKELIQQIEGELNDAGKFKFNYSIENKIENDFKYSVVATVTDASRRATEGVVDFFVTRGSFIISTSPEKYFYSTDSEVKLRINCFDFNDKPVSTDFKVIITYPQDKLMRPGIISDTLFGRTNERGTSLVSFRPKGNLTGLFSYSVFASDENGREIYASSSFFIGNYKDYYYNRTSSGLEIVTDKDAYEKGEELNAVIFVPSKSQELLLTYESDDIFNYRKVVTNNNSFHIEEKLTDKFSPSFSISVSYINDRMLYSTSKLIGVLPKDKFLDIELLPSKQVFKPGEKASYRIKVKNYRGYPVKNTELSFGIVDESIYAIKEDQTQLIEKFFYSSRQSYFPVYNSLQSYRFSTNSREATFLEINYFNSDKPSQPVNYKSIKLYGKVTFEDTSIVFSDYKILLIGDKRKYESDIDSVGNYSIKDIREGKYQIYVARKRDGAMHLIQILTLVNDRKFDIIINESMIPEISEVLVIDERPMIEKSTTNATRLNKIVPDLTIQSEPDELLDKMKGEQKSDYLNAEIRSNFVDALIWKANLITDNNGIAEVQFEIPDNLTTWRTTVKGITKTSEVGQKVDKFISRKDLLVRMETPRFFRDGDEVIISTIVHNYLSKEKKTKIEFTADKLLILASKINSASYSSNFSGKKIYEVNIPANSELRIDWKCKVNYPLGEAKLKVEALTNEESDALELKVPILPNGIKIVNPLVANFSENKINETLEFVIPDNIDLLSAKVSFSVSPSLAGTILKALDDLAGYPYGCVEQTMSRFLPTVIVANTFREISFPLKSETIEELPKYVEAGLKRLYDYQHNDGGWGWWTNDNTNPYMTAYVIYGLTLAKQAGYNIDQNIYELGLRNLRKQIELADPKIDETTLAYMIYSLSYAMKDFDYQKKLYYQTIDVLLTRDLGSYPLALITIALNNFGEKEKASQTAERLIKLVTEEQGFAFWGGEAWHYRWQNDNVQGTAFAVKAIINVKGDSELISKAVRWLLKKKQGFSWRSTQETANVIFALTDYLKLTKELNPDYSVKVFVNEKEVFSGTFSKDDIYSEPQVISVNASEKLLKKGNNKIIIQKSGDGKVYFSGMNEYFTTDFNSLKKDNGFKVSREYFVLEPKHVDGKIIYVKEKFNGQITSGKEMFVKTYVETKSSEMEYFILEDMLPSGFEVVKDIDRYAIEGESYYPVYDDWGYRPWRWHYADREYRDEKVAFFVTSCSNKMEFSYIIKAQIPGEYKIMPAQGYLMYYPELNGYSEVVNIKVKDSQ